ACGTGACGGTTTTGAAGTGCTCTGAGGGTGTTTCAGTGGTGAACTCGACGGGTGTCAGCGTGATCGGAAACCTGCTCGTCGACACCGTCACGGGCGTGAACCTGCTCTTCTCCCACTCCGTCGAGGTTGCGGAGAACCGCGTGGTTGGAGGCGTGTGGGGGATCTACGTGATGAACTCGAGCTCTGTGACGGTGGCGCGCAACACTGTCGTCAATAGCTCGTGGGGCTTAATGCTGCTCTACTCCGGTGGCGCGAAGGTGGTTGAGAACGAGCTGTGGGGTTGCGGGGTGTACGTGAGAGCCTCCTTCCGCAACACGATCTCGAACAACAGCGTGAACGGGAGACCCCTCGTGTACCTCGAGGAGGTGGAGGGCGGGGAAGTGAGGGAAGCCGGGCAGGTGGTGCTGGTGCGGTCCCGGGGCGTCCGTGTCGCCAACCTCAGCATCTCGAGGTCGAGCGTCGGCGTCCTACTGTACGAGTCGAGCGGCACAACCGTGGAGAACTGCACGCTCTCGCGGAACATCTGGGGCATCATGCTGCACACCTCTCACAACAACACGATCCGGGGAAACTGGGTGGAGGGCAGCGACGTCGGCATCTACCTCTACGAGTCGAGAGGCAACCTCGTGGCCGAGAACGCCCTCCTGCGGAACGGGCTCGGCCTCTGGCTCGCCTGCTCCGCCCACAACACCGTCCAAGGCAACTGCTTCATCGCCAACAGGGCGCAGGCTAGCGCGGGCTGCGGCGAGAACCGATGGACTAGCGATAAAGGCGGCAACTATTGGAGCGATGGCTCCGATGAGGATCGGGACGGTGACGGATATGCGGACGACCCGTACATGGTTGGCCCCGGAAACATCGATGAGCGCCCCTTGACCGCCTGCCAGCTGGAGAGCGTCCTCAGGCTTCCAGCCCCCTTCTGCACCCTAGAGCTGCTCTCTCAACCATCAGAAGTGCTCGCCGGAGAGTACTTCCTCGTCGCCATCAAAGCCGAGAGCCCGCTCCCCCTCAAGGCCGTTCGCTTCGAGATCCGTGCAGGCGAGCAGCGGGAAACGGGGTACTTTGCTTGGGATAGGAGCAGCGGCCCGTGGGACGCCGTGAGGAAAGTCTTTAGAACGAGAGTGCGCCTTCCGGGAACCGCCACTATCGAGGCCTTCTTGAAGGACTCCGCCGGTCGGCAAACATCATGCGCAACCACTGTTAACGTCGTAGAGAGGGGGCCGCAATCAGAAGTAGGGAATCCCGAGCTCGCACCTCAGCTGAACCTCCCAACGCTAGCCGCGATAGCAGCGATGCTAGCGGCGGCGGGTCTAGTAGCAGCGCTCGTCAACGCGCGGAAGCGACGCGCCACGGCAAGCTAGGCTCCAACCAAATTACCAGCGTGGAGGCTGCAGCCTGAGCCCTTGTGGCAGAAAGGTTTTCGACGCTACGCCATCCCTCCTGCCGGCTCCGATAGGCTAGACAAATGCTAGAATGAAGCTACAAACTTTACAACGATACCGCTTTCCCATTTTGCCTCTCAAAAATTTCCAAGGGTCAAAAAAATTCTAGTTTTCTCATTCATCCTCTGGGTAGCATCGCGGGTTGAGTTCTGCCTTCAGCGTACGCTGAGAGCAAGTATCGACGGTGCTAGCGATTACGAGCTATAGCTGCTTGGCCAGCCACTTGAGAGCTTGCGTCCAGAAGCGCCCGTACTGCTCCCACTTGACGAAGTTGATACCCCAGTGTAAGACAGGGTCGCTCGCGAAGGCAATCACCCTCCCCAACCCCCTTTCCCAGGCAACGATTAGGGGATCCCCGTTTTCACCCACCCTTGCCAGCACCTCGGCGCCTCTTTTCGGCTTCAGCCTGTTGTAGCCGAGGAAGGGTGGGCACGTCTCCCAGGCGATCCCGCGCGTTACGGGGTGGTTAAGGTTCGCGTACATGACGAAAGCGCCATCGGGTGCTTCAACGCGGTCGTCGACGGGTTCCAGCTCGACTGGCAGCACGTCGGCAACGGGGGTGCCGTACCAGCCTCCTTGCCCGAAGCGCCCGGAGAAGGAGTACCAGCCGCCGCACATCAGCAGTCCCCCGCCGTCCTCCACGAATCGCTTGATCAGTTTCAGCCTGTTCGGCATCCCGACGTACTTCCCCTTCTCCAGAAGCTCCGCCTCCCTCAACTGCTCGATTGGAAAGAACTCGGGGTAGAAGGCGAGAACCTCGCTCGACACATCGCTGAGGATGAGGACATCGTACCTCCTCAAGCCCTCATAGTCGCGCGGAAAGAGCCTGTAGGCGTCAACCGTGCGAAGGTAGTCGAACTCGATGCTCGGATCCTCCCTCCTCACGGCTTCGATCAGGTAGGACCCCCACTCCCTCACATAGGCGTCCTTAACTTCGATGAGGAAGGGGCTCTCGAAAATCAGCGGCCCGAAGACGAGGCCGGAATCCCCAACGTAGAGCACGCGCACAAGCTACCTTCGGTTGAGCCCCCTTAAGCATTACCAGCAAATAGAGCCTGGAATGGGCTTCAGCTTGATGAACGGCTTCAGGAGGGCCTGCTGGGTGAGCACGGAGGCTCTACACTCGGAGCCGGAGAAGGCGGTAGACAAGATCGCCAGGCTCGGTTTTGAAGAGGTTCTCCCCCTCGTGGCTACAGTTGGAGGGCCCTTGTACCCGAGTAGTGTTCGCGCTCAACCTCCTCGATTCAGGGGTCGCGATCTGGTCGGGAGGTTTATCGGAGAGGCTAGGAGGAGGGGGTTGGGGGTTCACGCTTGGATCGTCAGCCTCTGCTACCCTAACCCGGAGTTCGAGGAGAGCCGTAGAAACCTCTACGTGGTCAACAAGTTGGGGGTTTCGTGCGTCGATAGGCCGCCTTACGTGCCGCACTACAAGTGGCTGTGCCCCAGCCGTGAGGAAGTGAGGGAGAACCTGGCTGATCTGTTCCTCGAAGTGGCTGAGAGGTACGAGGTCGACGGGCTCCACTTCGACTATATCAGGTACCCCGACGCTCTCCTGCCCAAAGCCCTCAGATCCAGGTACCAGGGAGTCCCCCTCGAAGACGTGGTGAAACCGGAGTTCGATTACTGCTACTGCGAGTCCTGCAGGAGCAAGTACCTGCGGGAAAGGGGGGTCGACCCGAGGGATATACCGTTTGAGAGCGAGTTGTACGAGGATTGGACGAAGTGGAGGGCCCGTCAGGTCACCGAGACTGTGCGGTACGTGCTGGGCAAGGTGAAGCGGGCTTACCCGAGCATGGAGGTGAGCGCAGCCGTCTTCCCCACGCCGAGGATCGCTTTCAGCTACGTGCGGCAAGATTGGCCGAGTTGGGGCCTTGACTACTACCACCCGATGATCTACCACAAGTATTATGGGGAAGGAGTGGAGTGGATCGGTGAAGCTGTCAGGGAGTGCGCGTCGAGAGGCTTACCCATCTCGGCCGGGATTAAGGTGGACTTCATGGACAGCTACGAGGAGCTGAAGATGGGTTTCGAGCTGGCGCTCGAGAACGGCGCTAGGGGGATTACCGTCTTCGCTTACCCGATGCCTAAGCCAGAGCTCGAGGAATGGGTGGAGAAAGTCTTCAAGGAGCTGCAGCCTTGATAGCGGGGAGGCAAACGTTTTGGACTTCGGAAGAAAGGTTGGGGAGGGTTCGAGGAGTACCCTCTTTTTGGTTCAACTATCTTAATTAATGCATTAGTTAAACAAAATTTAGAAAATGTTACGATTGTGAGAAAGCATGCTCGAAAGAGCGATAGAATCCATGAGGTCTCCAGTGTGCCTAAGGTATATATACAAGCGTATATACGTATAGTAGGAGACGCATATGAGGAAACGTGGTTTATACGTGAAGGTTGAAGAGGAGTTGCTAACCGAGTTTACGCGAAGAGCGAGAGAGCTGGGGTTGACGAGAAGCGAAGCTCTCCGGAGGGCCATGAAGGCTTTCATCGCCTCTACGGGGGGAGAATCCGTAACCTCAAGGATGAGGGGTCTGGTTAAGAGCAATCTAACGCTCAGAGAGCTCGAGGAAGCCTACATGGTGTTTAAATCGTGAAGGTTTTCATCGACTCCTCAATCTTCCTGAAGCTTCTCCTCAACGAGGAGGGCGCCGATGTAGCGCAAAGGTTGTTGGAAGCGGTTGAGAAAAGCGAAGTACTAGCTTACACAACACCGCTGGTGCTGGAGGAAGTCTCTTTCAAGCTTCTCATAGCCGCGGCAAGCTCCCTTCTAAACTCCAAGGACATTTGGAGGATAAGGGAGAAGCTGGCGAGAGACGAGAAGGTGAGAGCCGAATGCTTTAGGATTGTGGATGAGTTCTCTCATTACGTTGAGTACCTCGCTGCGAAAGGGCTGAGAGTCGAGGCGATCCTCTACAGCGATTGGTTGAAGAGCTTGCACTACATGGAGGCTTTTGGTCTTCTACCTGCTGACGCGCTCCACCTGGCAGTGGCAGAGAGGTTAGGCGTATCCTCGATTGCCACGTTCGATGAGGACTTTAAAAGAGTCAGCTGGATAAAAACAATTCCATAAAGCTGGAATTGTTTCGAAGCTATAGTTTAAACTCTACACTTATTTGTCCACTGTTATTAATGTTAGGGCCTCAGCTTCGAGCCGATGGAGGTCGACGTCTCCATTTCCAGGAGAAGTTTTGCGGGATTCGTCGTGGCTCTTTCGCAGATGGCTTCCTTTCAGTACTTCTGGGATCCGATACATCTTCTCATCAATCCAGATCGCTGCCTGTTCACAGCTAACCGACTTTAGGTTAACACGTAAATAACGGTCATACTTTTACCAGCGCGAGGTAGTGTGGCGACTAGCTCAAAGGCTGGCGCCACGGAGTTAAACGCGGAGCTGTTGATCAAGATGGCTGAGGACTTTTACGAGAGAGCGTGTAGTGAATTCGCTGAAGCTGTGGCCAAGAGAGACCCTCTGGGCATAAGGGATTCCGCTGAGAAAGCCTGGAACGCGGTTGTGCAGGCGGTGGACGCGCTTATTCTCTCGTTCATGGAGAGGATCCCATCAAGCCACTTTGAGAGAAGGAGAATGCTGAGGGAGATTGAGCAGAAGGATGAGCGGGTTGAGAAGCTGGGGGTCCTTGACAGGTATATGGCTAGGTACAAGGTTCTCCACGGGGAAACCTTCTACGAGGGCTTAATAGACGTCGAACAGCTGGAAACAGAGATGGAGAAGACTCGCAAACTGATAGAGGATATCAAAGCTCTACTAGCTGAGAGAAAGAAAACGATTACTGCGGATTTAAACCGTTGATCGCGCGTGCACGCTTAAGGTTTCTGCGCTTGAAAGTGCAATTGAGTGCAAAGCGGGCTCTCCGGTCAAAGGCGTGTTGTTGACCGGTGGAGGAGCATCATCGGCGGATGCATGAATCCAGCAT
The Thermofilaceae archaeon DNA segment above includes these coding regions:
- a CDS encoding ribbon-helix-helix protein, CopG family; its protein translation is MRKRGLYVKVEEELLTEFTRRARELGLTRSEALRRAMKAFIASTGGESVTSRMRGLVKSNLTLRELEEAYMVFKS
- a CDS encoding PIN domain-containing protein — translated: MKVFIDSSIFLKLLLNEEGADVAQRLLEAVEKSEVLAYTTPLVLEEVSFKLLIAAASSLLNSKDIWRIREKLARDEKVRAECFRIVDEFSHYVEYLAAKGLRVEAILYSDWLKSLHYMEAFGLLPADALHLAVAERLGVSSIATFDEDFKRVSWIKTIP
- a CDS encoding family 10 glycosylhydrolase — protein: MGFSLMNGFRRACWVSTEALHSEPEKAVDKIARLGFEEVLPLVATVGGPLYPSSVRAQPPRFRGRDLVGRFIGEARRRGLGVHAWIVSLCYPNPEFEESRRNLYVVNKLGVSCVDRPPYVPHYKWLCPSREEVRENLADLFLEVAERYEVDGLHFDYIRYPDALLPKALRSRYQGVPLEDVVKPEFDYCYCESCRSKYLRERGVDPRDIPFESELYEDWTKWRARQVTETVRYVLGKVKRAYPSMEVSAAVFPTPRIAFSYVRQDWPSWGLDYYHPMIYHKYYGEGVEWIGEAVRECASRGLPISAGIKVDFMDSYEELKMGFELALENGARGITVFAYPMPKPELEEWVEKVFKELQP
- a CDS encoding glutamine amidotransferase; this encodes MRVLYVGDSGLVFGPLIFESPFLIEVKDAYVREWGSYLIEAVRREDPSIEFDYLRTVDAYRLFPRDYEGLRRYDVLILSDVSSEVLAFYPEFFPIEQLREAELLEKGKYVGMPNRLKLIKRFVEDGGGLLMCGGWYSFSGRFGQGGWYGTPVADVLPVELEPVDDRVEAPDGAFVMYANLNHPVTRGIAWETCPPFLGYNRLKPKRGAEVLARVGENGDPLIVAWERGLGRVIAFASDPVLHWGINFVKWEQYGRFWTQALKWLAKQL
- a CDS encoding PaREP1 family protein, producing the protein MATSSKAGATELNAELLIKMAEDFYERACSEFAEAVAKRDPLGIRDSAEKAWNAVVQAVDALILSFMERIPSSHFERRRMLREIEQKDERVEKLGVLDRYMARYKVLHGETFYEGLIDVEQLETEMEKTRKLIEDIKALLAERKKTITADLNR
- a CDS encoding NosD domain-containing protein, producing the protein MLRLGLTVLVASVVALALICGYGQRSQAQTSQRWLIRILPDGSISPHGAPVRRVDRVYYLTEDLEAWGSDGIVIEASGIILNGNGHRLKGDGARDTRGVIVRGSRVTVLNLTVEAFQLGVMVAGAEGVEVRNVTVLKCSEGVSVVNSTGVSVIGNLLVDTVTGVNLLFSHSVEVAENRVVGGVWGIYVMNSSSVTVARNTVVNSSWGLMLLYSGGAKVVENELWGCGVYVRASFRNTISNNSVNGRPLVYLEEVEGGEVREAGQVVLVRSRGVRVANLSISRSSVGVLLYESSGTTVENCTLSRNIWGIMLHTSHNNTIRGNWVEGSDVGIYLYESRGNLVAENALLRNGLGLWLACSAHNTVQGNCFIANRAQASAGCGENRWTSDKGGNYWSDGSDEDRDGDGYADDPYMVGPGNIDERPLTACQLESVLRLPAPFCTLELLSQPSEVLAGEYFLVAIKAESPLPLKAVRFEIRAGEQRETGYFAWDRSSGPWDAVRKVFRTRVRLPGTATIEAFLKDSAGRQTSCATTVNVVERGPQSEVGNPELAPQLNLPTLAAIAAMLAAAGLVAALVNARKRRATAS